The following DNA comes from Papaver somniferum cultivar HN1 chromosome 4, ASM357369v1, whole genome shotgun sequence.
ccatattttgtcaaatgtaaagtcgttcatgaattgatattcgtattgatgaaaggaagaatgaacttttgacatatacaaaagttatgcctatgcaatcatgaatttgatggaaaatatgattaaatcttttgtgtgacaaggataaagtctattatgttgttatgcatataatgatgcaaaaatagaatagatccttgtatgttaagcacgatattgatcttcattgatccatcttgctatgttttaccgtgaaggctccattgtgtgtcttatgttgagcaccttacaactaagtcgattaacattggctttgttggttgttccataagatgctatatgttgagcattatgaactaaattaatgatacttggttatttagtttgtactccataagtttctttcttatgttgagtacatgtgcggttaagatggtcatgttccatgataatcttagtcgggtttccataatctcttatgttgagcccaaaataattaaattgattacttcggtgattagtttggttgtttgattttggattagattaattataagctctcttgtaattaatctagttgagttttcatatattccacaagctcttgtgttgagtatatgaaaggatacactatcatgttccattggttaatgtagtcacgtattccgtaaggttttccttatgttgagtacttgaacagttaagttagtcacctccatatgattaacttagtcgtaaccTGTTGTTCCGTGAGTTTACTtttgttgagcactttcaattaaattgatcacttttatggttttgatttaattgcgtattccaattagaatattcatgggtttacttgtgagtattttggttgagttttggatataaaaaatcattctcatggttttttgtgtccaaataaaaatcattcttttctttcgaaattaaggtcgctcttgttgttcctttgggaatgacatcaaataggggagagttcttttgaacttgtgaataatggtaatatcttgcggggagtatGGCTGTGAAatatataggggttatcttgcgtcataaaactccttgatgaatgctgttagctttggctataagattgcatctaaattaagatgatatgttgtctttcttttggccatgaaatgtctcttgtggaaatttcattatgaacccgttcttgtacctttgccaattttattgacaaaaaggggggagaaatattatgggccacactacaaatacatatggttttcggatcattgtgtaagggggagtggtttccatgatcgagatggagaattgactaagggggagtgatatatatcaccgtagtattattgttaaggtcgtgatgcaattggactttgatgttcataataatactatgacactgtgtaataatgatcgagagtctcgatttctctcattgttatagctacggatcttcaacaacggtgacaCTAAACTTACaccctttgggatcattggagtacttgtaaggacgaagatttcaaggaacgttgaagattggactatggaataggagccactaaagtttatcttttttgtattccatatgtattaatagttttgacactaaaattaacaaagggggagattgatagagcatagctcggtcaacctcgcatccgttgttatatcaagcatgtttgtcaatgttagcgatcaaaactataaaatcttgatttctagcctattagctaagtctctgactaggataggaaaagtgtagttgagctcaaggacttcatgtgactcaacgacaatgacgaagatctacaccaaggaaccgtggaacttcatcaacaaaaaggtatgtgaagacttgaacttatctatcacttgaaagtctatctattcttttcTTACttgttatgagacaaaagtcgtatgctatatagactagatcatatacacttgatatttcgagatgagtatttattgcttatattttactcgaaatcatgtgttggtaaagcgtttcgttgtgatcaggtttatcttcacctagtgacgaaagtcatgaaagtttcaatcactttggaaattgctttgacgagaaaggtctgttgtttttcacgactgaatatcgccctctgagaatgtttcaatgattgaaatgagagtttagattatataaccatgtattccttgaaccgaagttttcgaactttgttgatcaagagaaatcggtaggattgtggaattggcttgccaagtccgcgaacctagtccgcagactcagtccgcgaactgacgaaagttctcgaccgagaatttttgttgggattttcaaaactcgtttgtgtgccaagtccgcgaactcattccgtgaacccagtccgcgaactggcggaagttctcgacccgagaatttctgctgagtttggaaaactcaaccgattaacttaagtccgtgaacttgtttgtgaacttaagaggttatgatctaaagatgtgctctgaacatgaaacattaattattaaggaatgctctatgcaaaccgtggctatagtgttcatgagacgattataatcgaatcgaatcatctttgtttcaattgtgtcttgtgtagttacataagatctcatagcaattgaacaactcttagctagttcatttgagtcaattgaactagttatggtgaagaagaacatgattaatatgagatgctcatatggttgaccttttgggttatcatgttgaaccaacatacgtgtacttgtttgggaatggttttatcaaacctagtaaacgtgtaatcaagtgtgtgtgacaagctatgtctttcgatctaacggttgagagatattggcttgaatctaaatcaggttttcatctaacagtggatagagTTTTCTttttacctaaggcaaaaccatgatttgaaaggttatatataggagacatctagctagagaaaaacttaatccccacacgtctgtgtgctactagtgcgctcgctagagtcgatcttcattaactcttgagtttcttctctaaactcgagttaacgacttaaagacttcattgggattgtgaagccagaccgatactacttttatcgtagttgtgtgatctgatcttgcatattttatcgtacgagtacaatcgattgattgacttgagatcgtgagagttctccgataagcaagataaagaagtcacaagcatcttcttctcactgtttgtgattcctcgacaatccgcttgtgtagtcaggaaggattgtagagaggcgattgattaatctaggatgttcttcgggaatataagtctggattatcaattggttcatgttaccttgattttacatctaaagacggaacaaagcctagggtttatatgtgggggacagatttatcatttcgatagacttttctgtgtgagacagattcgtttattaccaagtctgtgattttgggttgcaacaactcttagttgtgggtgagatcagctaagggaatcaagtatgcagtgtcctgctgggatcagaggcgtaggagtacaactgtaccttttatcagtgggagattggtaggggttcaactatagatcagtttGAAGTTAGTtttcagtaggctagtgtctgtagcggcttaatacagtgtgtattcaatctggactaggtccggtggtttttctacatttgcggtttcctcgttaacaaaagttctagtgtctgtgttatttcttttccgcactatattttatataatagaaataatacaggttgtgcgttcgtgatcatcaattggaaatccaacctttggtttttgattgttattgattgatccttggacattggtctttggtaccgtccaagttatctctctttgataaagactcgcagatttctatttgcttgagtaaagatcaaatcgagaaattgagataataactcattgagatgccttttatctagattgagtctatcCTTTAGCATGCAAATAGAGTTTCTTCTCCTTCTAACCAAGGTTGAAGTATGAAATGACTTAGTGTTAAGTTCCCCATCTTTCAGCCATTCTACTCTAGACTTTTTTCTCCAAAAAACCTCTTCCATTTTAAGAAGATTCAGATAATCATATAAACAAGAATACATGTGCATCCTAGCCTCTTCAGTAGGAGAAAAATCAAATGCATTTTGAGCATCAATAAGCTTAACAAGAGCACATTCAATCCTAGTATAAAGATTTCCAAATACATTCTTATTCCACTGCCTAGCTTCTTTTTGAAGTCTCTCAACATTCTCGAAGTAATTTTGGTCACTATGCCTAAAAGGATTGTGCCAATTATCTTTAAATCTATTGTCATGAGCCCACATGGCCTCTATCCTAAAAGGACGTTGTTTAAATTTCTTCTTAGGCTCAAGGTCGATTAAAACCACTCTATGATCGGAATTAAAATAAGAAAGGTGAAATACCTGGGCATTTGGGTAGGTTTTACACCATTCCTCATTATCCAACACACAATCCAGCCTTTCCTTGATGTTAGCAAGACCAGTTCTTTTATTATTCCACGTGTACCTTGGCCCATTAGCACCCAAATCAATCAAGCCACATTGGTCCATAACATCTTTGAGTTCCTGCAATTGACTTGCAGACGGCTCTCTACCACCAGCTTTTTCATTCCTTGAACCAATCGTATTCAGATCACCCATTACCATATGACCAGCCTGTCCTAAATCAGATATAGCACGAAGTTCCTCCCAAGTTCTCTTTCTGTTAACTTTATTTGTACTCCCATAGATTGAGGACAATATCCATGGACTTTTGAGCTTTGTCGTGACCACAACATGAACAACCCACCTAGACTCAATATCTCTGGTAGCCTGAATATCCACCTCTTCCGGGTCCCATAAGATGCACATACCCCCCGAAAAGCCTTAAGGATCAGCAACAATCGATTTCTCAAAACCTAATTGACTAACAATTCTTGCAGTATGAGATGCAAGAACTCTAGTCTCCAGCAAAGCCACAATAGTTGGCTGATGTCTCTTAATCAGTTTCTTTATAACACGGACAAAAGAGGGTCTAGCAGCACCCCTACAATTCCACACTAAAATCTTCATCGAGAAATTATCAATACACCTAGCGAAAGAGAAAGGTCTATAAGGGCCTCTATGAACTGGCACTTCCATTTTCCTTGCTATCACTGCCTTGTTCAACTCCAGAATTTGAGTAAACTTTGTCTTGAACTGCCGTTAATAGCGAAAGTCCGCATCCAAACGTGTGTTGAACATCATTTCTAACTTCCAGAGATCGCTTGGGCTTCTTACTAGTGCTGGGGTTTCCACCATTGGTGCCATGTCCACCACTAATGTTGTTGCTTCTTTCCACATCTTTGACACGCATTCTAGTTCTTCCCTTCCTTGGTTTAGGAACTCCTCCGGGTCCAAGTGAGTCCAATTTGAAGGAGGGAAGCTTAGAGGGATCAATAGCTGATTGATTCTGTCCAAAAATATACTCCAGTCCAGTTGCTCCTGAGCATGCACCACTTCTGACAATATCAGGTTCAACTGTCTTCTCATCCGTGCAATGTCTTCCATCCGCTGCAGCTTTATGTCTATCTGTGCTATTTGTTCTATCACAATCTCTGTCAGTTGATCCTGCATTTCTTGAAGTTCCACCTGGGCTCTTCGAACCAAAAGATCGTCCACTCACCAAATAACCTCCAATGGTCTTGGATAAACTTGAGACAGAAGTTGTCGCAGCTGACTGTTGGGCTCCATCTGAAGAGTTGCTACAATGTAAATCAGATACAACTCCAGGTTATTTTCCTTTGTATATTTGCACATCAGCATTTAATTTCCTAGCATTAAATTCAGTTCCAGTAACTGACTTAGAGTTTTTGCTGCTCAATCTGTTCATATTCCTGCCCTGAGCTGTCTGTTTGAATCCACCACTAAAAGCAGTCCCATTATCACCATTCAAATTTTTGGTTTGTAACTGTCCCTGAGACCTTTGATCATTCCCAACAATAATTGTGACACTATGGGATCTACTGTTACTATTTTGAGCATTAATTATCTTGTCACCAGCTTCTCCATTTTCATTTAGTTCTATGAAACTTTTCTCATCTAGTGAAGCAAACCTGTTAGTAGCACCTGTACTGCCTCCCTCGAACCGTCTTCCTGATCCAGTATTAGATTTCTCTCTGCCCTTGGTCTTCCTCTTTTCCACAAGCATCCATGGACCAAAATTATCTTCATTGTTACCAGCTTTATGTTCACCTGTTTATTTCCAAAGTTCATTGATTTTAAAGGATATATATTTGAAACCTACCGTTTTTCCTACCACTTTACCAATCAGGAAGTATTTCCATGGCTGAATGATACGCTTCTTTGTTTCCACGTCCAGATTGATTGTTGGAATCCCATCCTTAGCTTCATCTGTACAATATACATCAATAGAAGATCCTTCCACTTCCTCTTCTAATTCCTTGAAATCCCAATCTTGAAAGCAATTCATCCATCTtgtttcagaattgatgaaagcATCCTTATACGAAACGTTATTCGTGTTACACTGGTTCATAAACTGGGAGTTGTTTGAACCATTTCCAATACCTTCTACACTCGGTTGATCAATACCCATGTCCTCAAATCAATAGTTACCTTGAGAGCTTCTGTCAATTTGTTCAACATCCTTTCCCACCTCCGACGAAGAATCCTTCATCTCCTCATCAAAATTAGAATATCTATTAGCATCGTGAAATCCTTGATTCAATTGAAACCCTCCTGGTTCAATTGTTCCATTAATGATCGTTTGTTGCTTGTTAATCATATGAAAATCACAAAAATTGGAACTGAGTTAAACACCGATTTTGTCTGAGTTATCACCCGAGTTACGCTACCCAATCTCATTTGTATTTGGTGGTCATAATTCTTGCCCCCTTGGTTCTTTATTTTGCCGTTATTTACATACTCACAACACCGTTTTTGTTTCTTCACGACTATCATCATTTAAAATTGTCTgtcatcatttaaaaccaaataatTATACATTGTTCTTCCAATAAATTCTTTGTTTGTCAGCCCTTGATTGTTTTTCTTATAGAAGAACCACTTTTTGTATTTTGACTTTCTAGGAgccatgattataattagtatttgATCATTTCAAGAATCAAAATATACAAAACAAGCGAATTTGCATGTCCATGCCAGGTAACAACAATTGAAGTTTAGCAATCACCATTTGACGACAACAACAACACAACAAATACTTAGTCTAAAAAGTAAagatttaattaaaaaaattgaaccaGTAAGTGACCCTTAAATGCGAAAGGCCTAACTCAAAATAACTAAAAAAGAGTAATAATAAGATGCGAAAACAAATGTTAaatcaattattttatttaggAAAGAAATTGAAATGAAGCGGCATTTAGCAAAACATAAAATCCATTATCTCTCAAACTTATGTTATATACACTCTTTATATGCACCAACTAGTTATTGTTAAATCAGAAATTGAAAAATATAAACAAGATCAAGAATTAGATTATCAAATGATGGAATTTACTTGACTTCATAAATACATACAATCTTGTTCTTCTTTAAATAGAGATTAGACTAATATTCGTTGGATCTTATAGTTACTGAATCATAAATCAGGAAACCAACTTTTTCCCGAGGGTCTCAAACATACATATAATAACAAAATACATGATTTGGAGCCCTTAAGATTTGGGGCCCTAGACCGTCGCCTAGCTGGCCTATGATCAGCGACGACCACTCCGTCGAAAACTCTATACTAAATTACCTTTTGTTTTTTCAACGTTGTTAACCGTGAAATCAACCATTCGTTGGTTTATTTTTATAATCAATCGCAATGTGCCATGTATATTCATTTATTGGGAGATTGTTGTGAAGTGTAAATATTTGGGAATTCATATCAGTGCGAGTGGATGTCGAGGAGTAGAAGAAGCTTTTTTCCTACGGATAAATAAATGGTCGGTTTGGTGGAATTTTATAAGTACGAGCCGTGAAATTGATAAAAATTGATTAAAATTTTTGGGAAATTTAAAAAGGaattgaaagacgaatttgaatGTTTTAGATTTAACGTTATGAGAACAGAGAAATATATAATACGATTAGAAACTAATTTTGTTAAAGGTGACTACAAGGACAGTGGAGAGAATTAATTTTGCAGATATCACTGTGGTACAGCCATAAAATCGTGGGTGATGATACAAGCGGCCTaagttcgaaactcgtcagcgTTGGGATGGTGCGATTTTTCTCTGTTTTTTCCTATCTACCTGGGCTTGTAAGTAGTAAGCCTCTTTGAGTTTTAAACTTTAACTAGATTTGTGCCCATGCTACACATCGGGCTTTTCTTTCTTTTAACTTGGTGAGTCGCGGGATTTACCCCGCCCCGTGGCGATGTAATTTCGATTTAGTATGCACGAGACTTCTCCCCGTCCCGTGGAGATGTAATTTTGATTTGTGTGGCGGCACgattacattaaataggtggagaaaagattaggggtgtaaattgggccatGCCGGGCAGCCTAACCCATTTTCTATTGCAGGCCAGGCCAGACATGCCTCATAATCAGCTACCCAAAAAGCCCGTCAGGCCGGACAGGCCAGGTAGAAGCACTTATTTTGAGACCCAAAACTTGCCCAAAGCCCATTCTATAAGCAGGCCAGGCCATGCAGGCCAAACAGGCTTCGGgttttttgaattttcaaaattcagTAATAATTGATTtaacttctatttatgatttggaGATTAAATGAACTATAGGTTAAAATAATCTTAAATAATTAATCAtctaaatataaaatataaattaaaataagaaaattaatccaaaatataaCCAAAATACTTGACGATTTGCTTTAACATTAGAGTAAAAACTCTTAAAAATTTAAACGGATACCAGGCCGGACTGTTCGCGCAGGTACCAGTCCAGGCTATTAAATTTTGGAAAAACCCGAACCCGCCCGCTCAAACTAATCAGGCCAGGTCAGGAGGCTCGTGACAGGCTGCAACAGGATTTGTGCTCATTCGGGTACAGACATGCTCATGCGGGTACGGTCAGGCCGAGTAtcttcgggtattatttacacccctagaaAAGATAGGAAATATGTACGCAGTGGCGGATCTACAGCCACacttgggctggcttaagccacccccaaacttggaaaaataaaataaaataggtactGGAGTTTATCCATTCCAATGCAAACCTAGCAGAATTTGACATCAAGCCACCGCTACCATGCATGAACCCTTTCCAAGCCACTCTTAGTTCCAAATCCTAGTTCCGCCCTTGTGTGTACGTGTGAATTTTTTAAATCTCCCCTTTTTATTGTGGCAtacatttgttttttatttttattttcgcagaaaacATGTGTGAAATATGTGGGTTTCTTTTTCTTGtatgtattaatttggaaaaaaaaaagtcctAATACGGTAGGTGTTCAACTTCCAAATCGAATTTGGACTTCCACAAAATTCCAAACAATTATAAATTTAAACCAATTATTTGTTTGCCAAGTGTCCTAACCAAAATGCTCGTTTCATGAAACTCAAAAAAACACTTATTTCAGGAAATAGGAAGCGAGAATTTCCTCATTATTCAACGTGAGAGTTTTATTTATCTAGGCCTTTAAGTATTTAAATATAATCTTTGAACTTTAAACCCAATTTTTCCTTTATATAACCTCGCTCAATTGTGgcatatgccacttaattggggcctatagctacatgacaaaatagggtcatgc
Coding sequences within:
- the LOC113272084 gene encoding uncharacterized protein LOC113272084, with the translated sequence MCILWDPEEVDIQATRDIESRWVVHVVVTTKLKSPWILSSIYGSTNKVNRKRTWEELRAISDLGQAGHMVMGDLNTIGSRNEKAGGREPSASQLQELKDVMDQCGLIDLGANGPRYTWNNKRTGLANIKERLDCVLDNEEWCKTYPNAQVFHLSYFNSDHRVVLIDLEPKKKFKQRPFRIEAMWAHDNRFKDNWHNPFRHSDQNYFENVERLQKEARQWNKNVFGNLYTRIECALVKLIDAQNAFDFSPTEEARMHMYSCLYDYLNLLKMEEVFWRKKSRVEWLKDGELNTKSFHTSTLIVGHIVSECMVSWKDLNKPEEGEIVNEGNKYRKKGKNSDNEEKSIGISDPKDDATIDTIHMVDAGVPVATSEVGIKLSKAFHAL